In one Vidua chalybeata isolate OUT-0048 chromosome 4, bVidCha1 merged haplotype, whole genome shotgun sequence genomic region, the following are encoded:
- the USP46 gene encoding ubiquitin carboxyl-terminal hydrolase 46 translates to MTVRNIASICNMGTNASALEKDIGPEQFPINEHYFGLVNFGNTCYCNSVLQALYFCRPFRENVLSYKAQQKKKENLLTCLADLFHSIATQKKKVGVIPPKKFISRLRKENDLFDNYMQQDAHEFLNYLLNTIADILQEEKKQEKQNGKLKNGNMNEAEENNKQELTWVHEIFQGTLTNETRCLNCETVSSKDEDFLDLSVDVEQNTSITHCLRDFSNTETLCSEQKYYCETCCSKQEAQKRMRVKKLPMILALHLKRFKYMEQLHRYTKLSYRVVFPLELRLFNTSGDAVNLDRMYDLVAVVVHCGSGPNRGHYITIVKSHGFWLLFDDDIVEKIDAQAIEEFYGLTSDISKNSESGYILFYQSRE, encoded by the exons ggcACCAATGCCTCTGCTCTGGAAAAAGACATTGGCCCAGAGCAGTTTCCAATCAATGAACACTACTTTGGATTGGTCAAT TTTGGGAACACCTGCTACTGTAACTCTGTGCTGCAGGCATTGTATTTTTGCCGGCCATTTCGGGAAAATGTATTATCATACAAGGcccaacagaaaaagaaggaaaacctcTTGACTTGCCTGGCAGATCTTTTCCACAGTATTGctactcagaagaaaaaagttggAGTTATTCCACCAAAGAAGTTTATATCAAGGTTACGAAAAGAGAATG ATCTCTTTGACAACTACATGCAGCAGGATGCACATGAGTTTTTAAATTACCTGCTCAACACCATTGCAGACATTttgcaggaggagaagaaacaggaaaagcaaaatgggaaactgaaaaatggCAACATGAATGAAGCCGAAGAGAACAATAAACAAGAACTGACCTGGGTGCATGAGATTTTTCAGGGAACACTGACTAACGAAACTAGATGTTTGAACTGTGAAACC GTTAGTAGCAAAGATGAAGATTTTCTTGACCTTTCTGTTGACGTGGAGCAGAACACATCGATTACACACTGTCTAAG aGACTTCAGTAACACAGAGACGCTATGTAGTGAACAGAAATATTACTGTGAAACTTGCTGCAGTAAACAGGAGGCACAGAAGAG GATGAGAGTAAAAAAACTGCCAATGATTCTTGCCTTACACCTCAAGAGATTCAAATATATGGAGCAGCTGCACAGGTATACAAAGCTGTCTTACCGGGTCGTGTTTCCTCTGGAGTTACGTCTCTTCAACACCTCTGGCGATGCCGTCAACTTGGATCGGATGTACGACTTGGTCGCGGTCGTTGTTCACTGTGGAAG TGGACCTAATCGGGGGCATTACATTACTATTGTGAAAAGTCATGGATTTTGGCTCTTGTTTGATGATGACATTGTAGAG aaaatagatGCTCAAGCTATTGAAGAATTCTATGGTCTGACATCTGATATATCAAAAAATTCAGAGTCTGGCTATATTTTATTCTATCAGTCACGAGAGTGA